Proteins encoded by one window of Salvia splendens isolate huo1 chromosome 7, SspV2, whole genome shotgun sequence:
- the LOC121811190 gene encoding uncharacterized protein LOC121811190 → MLLVYLCTILLFQAAVAQPRSELSAIALDSLLQDYAFKALVRPKTGIVYEGNVPSNLTGISVAALRLRSGSLRRKGVVYKEFHLPVGVTAQPYVERLVLVYHSLGNWSSLYYSLPGRTFLAPVLGLLAYDASNLSAKNLSELDIRASGDRISVTFPTVRAGPGGLAPKCVHFALDGSLEFENVVNGTTCLTADQGHYSIVVETAPAPAPAPGGGAPRRSGGEGKGGGNRRVWITLAAVVGGVALVAALVMLFVYVRGCRRRKKLRRMEHAAEVGVPLPMTPVGNTKAPVAMETRTKPLLENEFVP, encoded by the coding sequence ATGCTTCTAGTTTATCTCTGCACAATTCTCCTGTTCCAAGCGGCGGTTGCTCAACCGAGATCGGAGCTCTCCGCTATCGCGCTCGATTCTCTGCTACAGGACTACGCTTTTAAGGCTTTAGTCAGGCCGAAGACCGGCATTGTCTACGAAGGCAATGTGCCGTCCAATTTGACCGGAATATCCGTGGCGGCGCTGCGGCTTAGGAGCGGCAGCCTGCGGCGGAAGGGGGTGGTTTATAAGGAGTTTCACCTACCAGTAGGTGTGACTGCGCAGCCCTATGTTGAGCGGCTTGTGTTGGTTTACCACAGTTTGGGAAATTGGTCTTCACTATACTATTCTCTTCCCGGCCGGACCTTTTTAGCTCCGGTTTTAGGGCTTTTAGCCTACGATGCTTCCAATTTATCCGCCAAAAATCTCTCCGAGCTCGATATTCGGGCCTCGGGTGACCGCATTTCGGTAACGTTCCCAACGGTACGGGCCGGGCCGGGAGGGTTAGCCCCTAAATGCGTGCATTTCGCTTTGGACGGTAGCCTGGAATTCGAGAATGTTGTGAATGGGACTACTTGTTTGACCGCTGACCAGGGGCATTACTCAATTGTGGTGGAGACGGCGCCGGCGCCGGCACCGGCACCAGGCGGAGGTGCGCCGCGGAGAAGCGGCGGAGAGGGGAAAGGGGGAGGGAATAGGAGGGTTTGGATAACACTAGCAGCGGTGGTGGGAGGAGTGGCGCTTGTGGCGGCGCTGGTAATGCTGTTCGTTTATGTGAGGGGGTGCCGGCGGCGGAAGAAGCTCCGGCGGATGGAGCACGCGGCGGAGGTGGGGGTGCCGCTGCCGATGACGCCAGTGGGGAACACGAAGGCGCCGGTGGCGATGGAGACGCGGACGAAACCCTTGTTGGAGAATGAATTTGTGCCTTGA